A genomic stretch from Bacillus sp. N1-1 includes:
- a CDS encoding GvpL/GvpF family gas vesicle protein — translation MSEAETTGIYIFCAIQTNQDDDFGTVELENETRDIFTIRYKDAAMVAAEVPMKIYHPKKDNLLTHQNAVSQVMSQKDTVIPISFGNVFKSKDDVKVLLENLYPQFVNLFPNIKGKIEVGLKVIGKKEWLEAAVNDNPEVEKMAAAVKGKSEAAGYYERIQLGGMAQKFFASLQKEIEQEIFVPLEETAESAKANDPLGEKMLLNASFLIDRDREEEFDQKVNEAHEKWKDKVDFNYTGPWPAYNFVNIHLKVEEA, via the coding sequence ATGAGTGAAGCAGAAACAACAGGCATATACATTTTTTGTGCCATTCAAACGAACCAGGATGATGATTTTGGAACGGTTGAGCTTGAAAATGAAACGCGTGACATTTTTACGATTCGCTATAAAGATGCCGCAATGGTGGCCGCAGAAGTGCCGATGAAAATCTATCATCCAAAGAAAGATAATCTCTTAACGCACCAGAACGCGGTCTCTCAAGTGATGAGTCAGAAAGATACGGTCATTCCGATTAGCTTCGGAAATGTATTTAAATCGAAAGACGATGTGAAGGTTCTACTTGAAAACCTCTATCCGCAGTTCGTGAACCTTTTCCCGAATATTAAAGGCAAAATCGAAGTCGGGTTAAAAGTGATTGGTAAAAAAGAATGGCTTGAAGCCGCTGTGAACGACAACCCTGAGGTAGAGAAAATGGCAGCAGCTGTCAAAGGAAAATCAGAAGCTGCTGGGTATTATGAGCGCATTCAGCTCGGGGGAATGGCGCAAAAGTTCTTTGCCTCCCTTCAAAAAGAAATTGAACAGGAGATCTTCGTTCCATTAGAAGAAACAGCAGAGTCGGCGAAAGCAAATGACCCACTTGGTGAAAAAATGCTCTTAAATGCTTCTTTTCTCATTGACCGTGATCGTGAGGAGGAATTTGATCAGAAAGTAAATGAAGCTCATGAAAAGTGGAAAGACAAAGTTGATTTTAACTACACTGGACCATGGCCAGCTTACAACTTTGTCAATATTCACTTAAAGGTAGAAGAAGCCTAA
- a CDS encoding gas vesicle protein GvpG, which translates to MIQKLVTAPFDLVIKVGEKIKEEADKELYDLPTIQKKLIQLQMMYELGELPEDAYTEKEEELLLRYEIAKRREMEQWEELTKKDGR; encoded by the coding sequence ATGATTCAAAAACTGGTTACCGCGCCCTTTGATCTTGTCATTAAAGTCGGTGAGAAAATTAAAGAAGAAGCTGATAAAGAATTATACGATCTCCCTACCATTCAAAAGAAGTTAATTCAGCTTCAAATGATGTACGAGCTTGGCGAACTGCCAGAAGATGCTTATACGGAAAAAGAAGAAGAATTGCTGTTGCGCTATGAAATTGCGAAGCGCCGTGAAATGGAACAATGGGAAGAATTAACGAAAAAAGATGGAAGGTGA
- the amyS gene encoding alpha-amylase — protein MKKGRRLLSVLVACVVMFAMFGPGMSVSAASTNGTMMQYFEWYLPNDGAHWNRLNNDAQHLEDIGVTSVWIPPAYKGTQQNDVGYGAYDLYDLGQFNQKGTVRTKYGTKAQLQSAISSLHQNNIQVYGDVVMNHKGGADYTEQVTAVEVNSSNRNQVVSGEYQIEAWTGFNFPGRGDAYSSFDWKWYHFDGTDWDQSRGLKRIYQFKGTGKAWDWTVSSENGNYDYLMYADLDFDHPEVASEMKKWGTWYANELKLDGFRLDAVKHIKHSYLSDWITSVRNDTGKEMFTVAEYWKNDLGAINDYLQKTNYTQSVFDVPLHYNFQAASTSGGSYDMRNLLNGTVMASNPGKAVTIVDNHDSQPGQALESTVQSWFKPLAYAFILTRGQGYPSLFYGDYYGTQGSSSYEIPAQKAKLDPLLEARKSYAYGTQHDYLNHQDVIGWTREGDASRANSGLATLITDGPGGSKWMYVGVQNAGETWNDITGNSTTSVTINSDGWGEFSVNGRSVSVYVD, from the coding sequence TTGAAAAAGGGAAGAAGACTGTTATCGGTACTTGTTGCATGTGTCGTAATGTTTGCTATGTTTGGTCCGGGAATGTCTGTCAGTGCTGCTTCTACCAATGGGACAATGATGCAATACTTCGAGTGGTATTTGCCGAACGACGGAGCTCATTGGAATCGATTGAACAATGATGCTCAGCATCTAGAAGATATCGGGGTTACGTCTGTTTGGATTCCACCTGCATACAAAGGAACGCAGCAAAACGATGTGGGATATGGAGCTTACGACTTGTATGATCTAGGCCAGTTTAATCAAAAAGGGACGGTCCGGACGAAATATGGAACGAAGGCTCAGCTACAATCTGCGATTAGCTCACTCCACCAAAACAATATCCAGGTTTATGGCGATGTGGTGATGAACCATAAAGGTGGAGCGGATTACACTGAGCAGGTGACAGCGGTTGAAGTGAATAGCAGTAACCGCAATCAGGTTGTCTCCGGAGAGTATCAAATCGAGGCGTGGACGGGCTTTAATTTTCCAGGTAGAGGAGATGCATACTCAAGTTTTGATTGGAAATGGTATCATTTTGATGGCACGGACTGGGATCAATCTCGTGGGTTAAAACGTATTTATCAGTTCAAAGGCACGGGAAAAGCTTGGGATTGGACGGTCTCCTCTGAAAATGGGAACTATGACTACTTGATGTATGCGGATCTCGATTTTGATCACCCCGAAGTGGCGAGTGAAATGAAAAAATGGGGCACCTGGTATGCGAATGAACTTAAACTTGATGGCTTCCGTCTTGATGCGGTCAAGCATATTAAGCATTCGTACCTCAGTGACTGGATTACTTCCGTCCGAAATGATACCGGAAAAGAGATGTTCACTGTTGCCGAGTATTGGAAAAATGATCTTGGTGCCATCAACGACTATCTTCAAAAAACAAATTACACCCAATCTGTATTTGATGTCCCGCTACATTACAATTTCCAGGCGGCATCTACAAGCGGTGGTTCTTATGACATGAGGAACTTACTAAATGGTACGGTAATGGCCTCAAACCCAGGGAAAGCGGTAACGATCGTCGACAATCATGATTCACAACCAGGACAAGCCCTTGAATCAACCGTTCAATCGTGGTTTAAACCTCTAGCATATGCGTTTATTCTGACAAGAGGCCAGGGATATCCGAGCTTATTTTACGGTGATTATTATGGCACGCAAGGAAGCTCCTCTTATGAGATTCCAGCACAAAAAGCAAAGCTTGATCCCTTACTTGAAGCAAGAAAATCCTATGCATACGGAACACAGCATGATTATTTGAATCATCAGGATGTAATTGGATGGACGCGTGAAGGGGATGCATCGCGTGCAAATTCAGGACTAGCCACATTGATCACAGACGGCCCGGGTGGATCAAAGTGGATGTATGTCGGTGTGCAAAATGCAGGTGAAACATGGAATGACATCACTGGTAACTCAACAACGTCCGTTACAATCAATAGCGACGGCTGGGGGGAGTTCTCAGTAAATGGTAGATCGGTTTCAGTTTATGTAGACTGA
- the gvpJ gene encoding gas vesicle protein GvpJ produces MAIQKSADSSSLAEVIDRILDKGIVIDAFARVSVVGIEILTIEARVVIASVDTWLRYAEAVGLLRDDVQEEGLANQQNERNAQFSI; encoded by the coding sequence ATGGCTATTCAAAAAAGTGCCGATAGTTCAAGTCTTGCTGAGGTAATCGACCGTATTCTTGATAAGGGGATTGTCATTGACGCTTTTGCTCGTGTCTCTGTTGTAGGAATTGAGATTCTTACGATTGAAGCTCGCGTCGTTATTGCAAGTGTTGATACATGGTTGCGTTATGCAGAAGCGGTTGGTTTGCTTCGTGATGACGTGCAAGAAGAAGGTCTTGCGAACCAGCAGAATGAGCGTAACGCACAGTTTAGTATTTAA
- a CDS encoding gas vesicle protein K: MQQQNPTSGRINVDPDNAEQGLAQLVLTVVELLRQIVERHAMRRVEGGTLTDEQVENLGVALMNLEEKMEELKDVFGLDAEDLNIDLGPLGNLL; the protein is encoded by the coding sequence ATGCAGCAGCAGAACCCGACGAGTGGTCGCATCAACGTTGACCCTGATAACGCCGAGCAAGGGCTCGCCCAGCTTGTGCTTACGGTCGTCGAACTTCTACGGCAAATTGTCGAGCGACATGCGATGAGACGCGTTGAAGGCGGCACCTTAACCGATGAACAGGTCGAGAATCTTGGCGTAGCGTTAATGAATTTAGAAGAAAAAATGGAGGAATTAAAGGATGTATTTGGCCTTGATGCAGAAGATTTGAATATTGATCTTGGTCCACTTGGCAACTTGCTTTAA
- the gvpQ gene encoding gas vesicle protein GvpQ: protein MSVGKKIAKKVVEHTPEPVKEKVMDKAKEKFADDMQDYVQNGVQSKVKEASEKLEKTKEENAENVHSKAEDAKEKVQDVLLSVREKLGNAKEAGEEFQEKMSDSDQKKTKVKGPGSLKGVSDIKSSLDIKSSTEIKSSENIKSSKDIKRITS, encoded by the coding sequence ATGAGTGTCGGCAAGAAAATTGCAAAGAAGGTCGTAGAGCATACGCCAGAGCCGGTTAAAGAAAAGGTCATGGATAAAGCGAAGGAAAAATTCGCTGATGATATGCAGGATTACGTGCAGAACGGCGTGCAGTCAAAAGTAAAAGAAGCTTCCGAGAAATTAGAGAAAACTAAAGAGGAAAATGCTGAAAACGTTCATTCTAAAGCAGAAGATGCGAAAGAAAAAGTACAAGATGTGCTTTTATCTGTTCGTGAAAAGCTCGGAAATGCAAAAGAAGCTGGCGAAGAATTTCAGGAAAAAATGTCCGATTCTGATCAGAAGAAGACAAAGGTAAAAGGCCCCGGAAGTCTTAAAGGTGTCAGTGATATCAAAAGTTCACTCGACATTAAAAGCTCCACTGAAATCAAAAGCTCGGAAAACATTAAATCGTCGAAAGACATTAAACGGATAACATCTTAA
- a CDS encoding tryptophan-rich sensory protein produces the protein MTMKIVTIVAYFYLIASSFIFSGDMSGGNDVLIAPSGYTFSIWLLIYLLLLISLVRQFTASECDQALYVKISYLFASSMLLSGTAVLVSDSVALIFIAGSLITLSILYAIITKNAERSSFFSVPFSFYLAWTSIATIVDVFVVAEENNVSLILGMNELTWTIIMLIIGAGLAVYFSLYNDDLIYPIVFLWGYFGIFVKEDKPLQLTYTLSIVIIGLVGFVIWKVVREVRGRRMRAEAV, from the coding sequence ATGACTATGAAAATCGTTACAATTGTCGCTTACTTCTATTTGATCGCCTCATCATTTATTTTTTCAGGAGATATGTCTGGCGGGAATGATGTGCTCATCGCCCCTTCCGGCTACACGTTCTCAATCTGGTTGTTGATTTATTTGCTTCTTCTCATTTCACTCGTTCGCCAATTTACGGCAAGTGAGTGTGATCAGGCACTGTATGTGAAAATTTCCTATCTTTTTGCTAGTAGCATGCTTTTATCTGGAACCGCTGTTCTTGTAAGTGATTCAGTGGCGCTCATCTTTATCGCCGGTTCCTTGATTACCCTCTCTATCCTTTACGCCATTATCACCAAAAATGCTGAGCGCTCTTCCTTTTTCAGCGTACCGTTCTCGTTCTACCTCGCCTGGACATCGATCGCCACGATTGTGGATGTATTCGTTGTGGCAGAAGAAAATAACGTATCGTTGATTTTGGGTATGAATGAGCTAACCTGGACGATTATTATGCTCATTATCGGTGCAGGACTCGCTGTCTACTTTAGCCTCTACAACGACGATTTGATCTACCCGATCGTGTTTTTGTGGGGTTACTTTGGCATCTTTGTGAAAGAAGATAAACCGTTGCAGCTGACGTACACGCTTAGTATTGTGATAATCGGGCTTGTGGGGTTTGTGATATGGAAGGTCGTGCGTGAGGTGCGTGGGCGGAGGATGAGAGCGGAGGCGGTTTGA
- the gvpO gene encoding gas vesicle protein GvpO — protein sequence MEIKEIMNQVADFFNQHVAPLHKITSVEMNEQEGWKVIAEVIEEKEYMKKYAKDEMLGTYEVLLNNEKEVVSFSRRDVRYRSAIGQEM from the coding sequence ATGGAAATCAAGGAAATTATGAATCAAGTAGCCGATTTTTTTAACCAGCATGTAGCTCCTCTCCATAAAATTACTTCCGTCGAAATGAATGAACAAGAAGGCTGGAAAGTGATTGCAGAGGTCATTGAAGAAAAAGAATATATGAAAAAGTACGCAAAAGATGAAATGCTCGGAACGTATGAAGTGCTTTTAAACAATGAAAAAGAAGTGGTCTCTTTCTCGAGACGTGATGTGCGCTATCGAAGTGCGATCGGACAAGAAATGTAG
- the gvpN gene encoding gas vesicle protein GvpN, which translates to MTVLTNHKKKDRRALIQDDETKELLSRSLQYLKSGYPVHYIGPSGAGKTSLALALAKKRNRPVMLIHGNHELNNKDLIGDFTGYTSKKVVDQYVRSVYKKDESVTETWRDGRLLEAVKNGYTLVYDEFTRSQPTTNNLFLSILEEGILPLYGSKLTEPFIRVHPAFSVIFTSNPAEYAGVYRTQDALLDRLITINVDYKDPEREALIVSEKANLVISEARAVTSMISELRSHCSNGYGPSLRASMMIATLAIESDIPIDGQNADFQRLCLDITAHTMSECLEEDQESVEKVIRNACENMKVVEE; encoded by the coding sequence GTGACCGTTTTAACTAATCACAAGAAAAAGGATCGACGAGCGCTTATACAGGATGACGAAACAAAGGAACTGCTCTCACGTTCACTTCAGTACCTGAAATCCGGCTATCCTGTCCACTATATCGGCCCATCTGGTGCTGGAAAAACATCTCTTGCCCTAGCTTTAGCAAAAAAGCGAAATCGTCCGGTGATGCTTATCCACGGAAATCATGAATTAAACAACAAAGATTTAATCGGTGATTTTACTGGTTATACAAGTAAAAAAGTCGTCGATCAATATGTTCGATCGGTTTATAAGAAAGACGAAAGTGTGACGGAAACGTGGCGAGATGGACGCTTATTGGAAGCTGTAAAAAATGGCTATACGCTCGTCTATGATGAATTTACGCGTTCACAGCCAACGACAAATAACCTTTTCCTATCGATTCTTGAAGAAGGTATTCTCCCATTATACGGTTCCAAGCTAACGGAACCTTTTATCCGCGTTCATCCTGCATTCTCGGTTATTTTTACAAGTAATCCCGCCGAATATGCCGGTGTTTATCGAACGCAAGATGCCTTATTAGATCGCCTAATTACGATCAATGTCGATTACAAGGATCCTGAACGCGAGGCGCTAATCGTATCTGAGAAGGCGAACCTGGTAATCAGTGAAGCACGTGCGGTTACTTCCATGATCTCAGAGTTACGGAGCCATTGTTCGAATGGTTATGGACCTAGTTTGCGCGCTTCCATGATGATCGCCACCCTCGCGATTGAATCTGATATTCCCATAGATGGACAAAATGCTGATTTTCAACGTCTATGTCTTGATATAACAGCTCACACGATGAGCGAATGCTTAGAAGAAGACCAAGAATCCGTAGAAAAAGTGATACGAAATGCTTGTGAAAACATGAAAGTTGTTGAGGAATAA
- a CDS encoding gas vesicle protein has translation MTVRETIENKDIALIDILDVILDKGVAIKGDLIISIAGVDLVYLDLRVLISSVETLVQHKQGTRKTINSEQFDREREALDHAAAEPDEWSHQR, from the coding sequence ATGACGGTACGAGAAACCATTGAAAATAAAGACATTGCCCTTATCGATATTTTAGACGTCATTCTTGATAAAGGGGTGGCGATTAAAGGAGACTTAATCATTTCCATTGCCGGGGTTGACCTCGTCTACCTCGACTTACGCGTACTGATCTCATCTGTAGAGACGCTCGTGCAGCACAAACAGGGCACTCGAAAAACAATAAACTCAGAACAATTTGATCGAGAAAGGGAGGCTTTGGATCATGCAGCAGCAGAACCCGACGAGTGGTCGCATCAACGTTGA
- a CDS encoding GvpL/GvpF family gas vesicle protein, which yields MGDLLYLYGLIPTNEATHPLPSVKGFDGEHEIFMLPNEDVTAIVCHLDHAAYSEETISDKINNDMEWLQEKAFHHHETVQQLAKQYTIVPLKFCTLYKNEESLRETVDRNKTKLSETFALLDGNEEWNLKIYCDDEQIKQQVSESNPVIKAKRDEISALPRGRQFFEKKKMDELINQELEAEKNRFCENIHEKLSSVSLFGSIKKTWGKDVTGRKEKMAWNSVFLLPTPNVEQFLNNVEQYEGDFEEAGWKFEVSGPWPPYHFSSFS from the coding sequence ATGGGGGACCTCCTCTACTTATACGGTCTTATCCCAACAAATGAAGCGACTCACCCCCTCCCTTCTGTAAAAGGGTTTGATGGTGAGCATGAGATCTTTATGCTTCCTAATGAAGACGTGACAGCGATCGTTTGTCATCTGGATCATGCAGCCTATTCAGAAGAAACGATTAGCGACAAAATCAACAATGATATGGAATGGCTACAAGAAAAAGCTTTTCACCATCATGAAACGGTTCAACAGCTCGCAAAGCAGTATACGATTGTACCGTTAAAATTCTGTACGCTTTATAAAAATGAAGAAAGCTTACGAGAAACGGTTGATAGAAATAAGACGAAGCTAAGTGAAACGTTCGCCCTTCTTGATGGCAATGAAGAATGGAACCTTAAAATCTATTGTGATGACGAGCAGATCAAGCAACAAGTTAGTGAAAGTAACCCTGTCATTAAGGCAAAAAGAGATGAGATTAGTGCGTTACCTCGTGGCAGGCAATTTTTCGAGAAAAAGAAAATGGATGAGCTGATTAATCAAGAGCTCGAAGCTGAAAAAAATCGTTTTTGTGAAAACATTCATGAAAAGCTGAGCAGCGTTTCCCTCTTCGGAAGTATTAAGAAAACCTGGGGTAAGGATGTGACGGGCCGCAAGGAAAAGATGGCGTGGAACAGCGTCTTCCTCCTCCCGACGCCAAACGTTGAACAGTTTTTAAACAACGTGGAGCAATACGAGGGAGATTTTGAAGAAGCCGGATGGAAATTTGAAGTGTCTGGACCATGGCCACCCTACCATTTTTCTAGCTTTTCTTAA
- a CDS encoding nucleoside 2-deoxyribosyltransferase — translation MNFYIASSFQNKQHVQTLAAELKRHGFKHTYDWTKNEKAATIDELASIGEAELEAVKKADILIVLLPGGKGTHIELGIALGRDIPVYLFNQKGFQNAKEASSFYYTSGVTRVEGSDEQLVQTILERGQARA, via the coding sequence ATGAACTTTTACATCGCATCAAGTTTTCAAAACAAACAACATGTACAGACACTAGCTGCTGAACTGAAACGTCATGGCTTCAAGCATACATACGATTGGACGAAAAACGAAAAAGCCGCGACGATTGATGAACTTGCTTCAATTGGAGAAGCAGAATTAGAGGCAGTTAAAAAAGCTGATATTCTTATTGTTCTGCTTCCAGGAGGAAAGGGAACCCATATTGAACTTGGCATTGCGCTTGGTCGTGATATTCCGGTTTACCTTTTCAATCAAAAAGGATTTCAGAACGCTAAAGAAGCGAGCAGCTTTTACTACACAAGCGGAGTTACGAGAGTGGAAGGTAGTGATGAACAGCTCGTTCAAACGATTTTGGAAAGGGGTCAGGCGCGAGCCTGA
- a CDS encoding YtxH domain-containing protein yields MTEQNTKVENQTQDQQQNGTDKKKAGMNGPLTRTVTGSILGATVGYLATPENGKKLIGKIDQEKLKNKGKDFGRVTKEKSKQAAGSIRNSTANLFKRDKQEESPENEESNETNETTLASNEAAPTIEAEEQVETQSDQQQDSNNEDYNSLKEENDSLQNRLSQIEEKLDRLTRALGEDVEGEDEDESEDEEESKPSSKKQKQKTSRKPENKKDDQDDEDVESEDEDENQTEAPGNKQLKADAENSEDEDEDEEEDDEEESEEPKSASNKKKRSTSRKSNSSKKTSDKNDEKNREKEKVTTLSSNDDTSS; encoded by the coding sequence ATGACAGAACAAAACACTAAAGTTGAAAACCAAACGCAGGATCAGCAGCAGAATGGAACGGATAAGAAAAAGGCCGGTATGAATGGACCACTTACAAGAACCGTAACAGGAAGTATTCTTGGTGCTACAGTTGGGTACCTCGCCACTCCAGAGAACGGGAAAAAATTAATTGGCAAGATTGATCAAGAAAAGCTTAAAAACAAAGGAAAAGATTTTGGACGAGTGACTAAAGAAAAATCAAAACAAGCAGCAGGTTCGATTCGAAATTCAACCGCTAACCTTTTTAAACGGGACAAGCAGGAAGAATCTCCAGAAAACGAGGAATCGAATGAAACGAATGAAACGACTCTCGCTTCGAATGAAGCAGCACCAACGATTGAAGCTGAAGAGCAGGTTGAGACACAGTCTGATCAGCAGCAGGATTCTAATAACGAGGACTACAACTCGTTGAAAGAAGAAAATGACTCTCTACAAAATCGCCTTAGCCAAATCGAAGAAAAGCTTGATCGTTTAACGAGAGCACTTGGAGAAGATGTTGAAGGCGAGGACGAGGATGAAAGCGAGGACGAAGAAGAAAGCAAGCCTTCTTCAAAAAAGCAGAAACAGAAAACTTCTCGTAAACCAGAGAATAAGAAAGACGATCAGGACGATGAAGATGTAGAAAGTGAAGATGAGGATGAAAACCAAACTGAAGCTCCAGGAAATAAGCAGTTAAAAGCGGATGCTGAAAATAGTGAAGATGAAGATGAGGACGAGGAAGAAGATGATGAGGAAGAATCAGAAGAACCGAAGTCCGCATCAAACAAAAAGAAACGAAGCACTTCCCGAAAATCGAACAGTTCGAAAAAAACAAGTGATAAAAATGATGAGAAAAATCGTGAAAAAGAGAAGGTAACAACACTTTCTAGTAATGACGACACGTCTTCTTAA
- a CDS encoding D-serine ammonia-lyase has translation MPIAGKSLKQWKVEHPLLDDLLQFKEVYWRNPQKGIIPQTTDLSMADILDAEARMKRFAPYFRKVFPETNGIIESPISEISNMKAKLEEEEQIKISGDLLLKRDDILPIAGSIKARGGIYEVIKHAEKLALGHAILTKDDDYSILADKKFTEFFSAFSISVGSTGNLGLSIGIMSAKLGFTVTVHMSSDAKQWKKDLLREKGVQVVEHQADYGAAVEEGRKQCEKKLTCYFIDDENSKDLFLGYAVAALRLKKQFDERGIKVNAEHPLHVYLPCGVGGGPGGIAFGLHQVFGEHVHCYFAEPTHSPSMLIGLMTGLHDQVSVQDFGIDNKTAADGLAVGRPSGFVGRVMEPMLEGVYTVTDERMKEMLRWIYETERIKLEPSALAGMSGPQAVEGKSSRGTHLVWATGGSLVPDEEWGEEWKEK, from the coding sequence ATGCCCATAGCTGGAAAATCACTTAAACAGTGGAAAGTGGAACATCCACTGTTAGACGACCTACTTCAGTTCAAGGAAGTTTATTGGAGAAATCCGCAAAAAGGAATAATCCCTCAAACAACGGATCTTTCGATGGCAGATATTCTGGACGCTGAAGCTCGGATGAAACGTTTTGCGCCTTATTTTCGCAAAGTGTTTCCAGAAACGAACGGCATCATCGAATCGCCCATTTCTGAAATCAGCAACATGAAAGCGAAGCTGGAGGAGGAAGAACAGATCAAAATTTCAGGAGATCTTCTTTTAAAACGAGATGATATCCTCCCGATTGCTGGCAGTATTAAGGCACGTGGCGGGATTTATGAAGTCATCAAACATGCTGAGAAACTAGCGCTCGGTCATGCGATTTTAACGAAGGACGACGATTATTCTATTCTAGCTGATAAAAAATTCACCGAATTCTTCTCGGCTTTTTCAATTTCCGTCGGTTCAACAGGGAACCTCGGGTTAAGTATTGGCATCATGTCGGCAAAACTCGGATTTACCGTCACCGTGCACATGTCGAGTGATGCGAAACAGTGGAAAAAAGACCTCTTGCGTGAAAAGGGAGTTCAAGTTGTGGAGCATCAGGCAGACTACGGCGCGGCTGTAGAAGAAGGGCGAAAGCAGTGTGAGAAGAAGCTAACGTGTTATTTCATTGATGATGAAAATTCTAAAGATCTTTTTCTCGGATATGCCGTAGCAGCGCTTCGCTTGAAAAAGCAGTTCGATGAGCGGGGGATAAAAGTGAATGCTGAACATCCCCTACATGTTTATCTGCCATGCGGAGTAGGTGGAGGACCCGGTGGGATTGCGTTTGGTCTTCATCAAGTGTTCGGCGAGCACGTTCACTGTTACTTCGCTGAACCGACGCACTCTCCTTCTATGTTGATTGGCTTGATGACAGGATTGCATGATCAAGTATCTGTTCAAGACTTTGGAATCGATAATAAGACAGCGGCAGATGGCTTAGCTGTAGGGCGACCATCTGGTTTTGTTGGCCGTGTGATGGAACCAATGCTTGAAGGTGTCTACACGGTGACAGATGAGCGAATGAAGGAAATGCTCCGATGGATCTATGAAACAGAACGCATTAAGCTTGAGCCTTCTGCTCTTGCAGGAATGAGCGGTCCGCAAGCAGTAGAAGGAAAGAGTTCTCGCGGCACACATCTGGTGTGGGCAACAGGCGGTAGCCTCGTGCCGGATGAGGAGTGGGGAGAAGAGTGGAAGGAAAAGTGA
- a CDS encoding gas vesicle protein: MAIEHQMQSNTIVDVLEKVLDKGVVIAGDITVGIADVELLTIKIRLIVASVDKAKEIGMDWWENDPYLSSKAADNKTAALEQENKQLQERLEALENSLSQNRLSIEK; this comes from the coding sequence ATGGCTATTGAGCATCAGATGCAGTCAAATACGATTGTCGATGTGTTAGAAAAAGTACTCGATAAAGGTGTCGTAATTGCCGGTGACATTACGGTAGGCATCGCTGATGTCGAACTTCTTACGATTAAGATTCGCTTAATCGTCGCTTCCGTTGATAAAGCGAAAGAAATTGGCATGGATTGGTGGGAAAATGACCCCTATCTTAGCTCGAAAGCAGCCGATAACAAAACGGCCGCTCTTGAACAAGAAAACAAGCAATTACAAGAACGATTGGAAGCACTTGAAAATTCGTTAAGTCAAAATCGTCTTAGCATTGAAAAATAA
- the gvpU gene encoding gas vesicle accessory protein GvpU has product MGIESSKDSILEFFTQASNKHDFALDITLNVNGALITGTTISAKEYFDTLSDSIGNGNEVAQKLSEKLSDAGQSIEDAADAQTNFIHLKNTKVYLGDSKPTPSQGKIVWRGKLSEVDGFFLGKISDSK; this is encoded by the coding sequence ATGGGCATTGAATCAAGCAAAGATAGTATTCTTGAATTTTTTACGCAAGCTTCGAACAAACATGATTTTGCACTCGATATTACGTTAAATGTAAATGGTGCGCTCATTACTGGCACCACGATTTCGGCAAAAGAGTATTTCGATACGTTGAGCGATTCCATTGGCAACGGCAATGAGGTCGCTCAGAAATTAAGCGAAAAACTCTCGGACGCTGGACAGTCTATCGAAGATGCCGCCGATGCACAAACCAATTTTATTCATTTAAAGAATACAAAGGTTTACCTTGGTGACAGCAAGCCAACGCCTTCACAGGGAAAGATCGTGTGGCGAGGGAAATTAAGTGAAGTAGACGGATTTTTCTTAGGGAAGATTTCAGATTCAAAATAA